The Pseudomonas triclosanedens genome has a window encoding:
- a CDS encoding methyl-accepting chemotaxis protein — MNTALRLRAKVLLLAIVPILLLTILLCAIATVALNRLSTQQEAQIRENLTHDREAQLKNFVDVALAAVGPVYQAAAEGDAQAREQGVAILKRLQYGNGGYFWGYDSRAVRVFQGTSDERLGEDFSGYRDPNGVYAIRELVGAGQSGKHYVRYSFTLPGGNSIVPKIGYAHYLPKWNLVFGTSLNLDDVEREAQQAGDAFESKINDLLLLMGGSALALLVVIGLLAGLFSRAIVQPIVEVRDNLDDMAAGDGNLTHRLSLARQDELGELAGSFNRFVEKIHLLVQQVAGTTQQLSGLVGDVAQQAQRSERAMDGQRHETDQVATAINEMTAAAQEVARSAQQAADAAQQTDREGQAAKREVDLCVAQINELVGEVRSSSESLDTLRQDVQGIVGVLEVIRSIAEQTNLLALNAAIEAARAGEAGRGFAVVADEVRALASRTQQSTGEIQQMIDRLQGTTAGSVNAMLRASQMAERTRGQADQAGQSLDAIARLIGTINSMNAQIASAAEEQTAVAEEINRSVHQIAGGVDSVAEDAAKGARTATELNGLGERLRQLVGQFRI, encoded by the coding sequence TTGAACACTGCACTGCGACTTCGCGCCAAGGTCCTGCTCCTGGCCATCGTTCCGATCCTGCTCCTCACGATCCTGTTGTGTGCCATTGCCACGGTCGCGCTGAATCGCCTGTCGACCCAGCAGGAAGCGCAGATACGGGAAAACCTCACCCATGACCGCGAAGCGCAGTTGAAAAACTTTGTCGACGTTGCCCTTGCCGCTGTCGGGCCGGTCTACCAGGCGGCTGCCGAAGGCGATGCGCAGGCCCGTGAGCAGGGCGTCGCGATCCTCAAACGCCTCCAGTATGGCAACGGCGGCTACTTCTGGGGCTATGACAGCCGCGCGGTGCGTGTCTTCCAGGGCACCAGCGACGAGCGCCTGGGGGAGGACTTCAGCGGTTACCGCGACCCCAACGGCGTCTATGCGATCCGCGAACTGGTCGGGGCGGGGCAGAGCGGCAAGCACTACGTGCGCTACAGCTTCACGCTGCCGGGCGGCAACAGCATCGTGCCGAAGATCGGCTACGCCCATTACCTGCCGAAGTGGAACCTGGTGTTCGGCACCTCGCTCAATCTCGACGATGTCGAGCGCGAGGCGCAGCAGGCCGGCGATGCCTTCGAGTCGAAGATCAACGACCTGCTGCTGCTCATGGGCGGTTCCGCGCTGGCGCTGCTGGTGGTGATCGGCCTGCTGGCCGGGCTGTTCAGCCGGGCCATCGTGCAGCCCATCGTTGAAGTACGCGACAATCTCGATGACATGGCTGCCGGCGACGGCAACCTGACCCACCGCCTGAGCCTCGCGCGGCAGGACGAACTGGGCGAGCTGGCCGGCTCGTTCAACCGCTTCGTCGAGAAGATCCACCTGCTGGTGCAGCAGGTGGCCGGTACTACCCAGCAACTGTCCGGGCTGGTCGGCGATGTTGCCCAGCAGGCGCAGCGCTCCGAGCGGGCGATGGATGGCCAGCGGCACGAGACCGATCAGGTCGCCACCGCAATCAACGAGATGACCGCCGCGGCCCAGGAAGTGGCGCGCAGCGCCCAGCAGGCTGCCGATGCGGCACAGCAGACCGATCGCGAAGGCCAGGCGGCCAAGCGTGAAGTGGACCTGTGCGTGGCGCAGATCAACGAACTGGTGGGCGAGGTGCGCAGCAGCAGCGAATCCCTCGACACCTTGCGCCAGGACGTGCAGGGCATTGTCGGTGTGCTGGAGGTGATCCGCTCCATCGCCGAACAAACCAACCTGCTGGCGCTCAACGCCGCTATCGAGGCTGCGCGGGCGGGGGAGGCCGGCCGTGGCTTTGCCGTGGTGGCTGACGAGGTTCGCGCGCTGGCCAGCCGTACCCAGCAGAGCACTGGTGAAATCCAGCAGATGATCGACCGTCTGCAAGGCACTACCGCCGGCTCGGTGAATGCCATGCTGCGCGCCAGCCAGATGGCCGAGCGTACCCGTGGCCAGGCCGATCAGGCCGGACAGTCGCTGGACGCCATTGCCCGGTTGATCGGCACCATCAACTCGATGAACGCTCAGATCGCCAGTGCCGCCGAGGAACAGACCGCCGTGGCCGAGGAAATCAACCGCAGCGTGCACCAGATCGCCGGTGGTGTGGACAGCGTGGCGGAAGACGCCGCGAAGGGCGCCCGTACGGCAACCGAACTCAATGGCCTGGGAGAGCGCCTGCGCCAGTTGGTGGGCCAGTTCCGCATCTGA
- the hrpA gene encoding ATP-dependent RNA helicase HrpA, protein MTTDSTPTPEQLLQRMDHALIRDRHRLRRQLHELRKHPDEAKLAQWAERFQASCAKVEARRASIPAIRYDDSLPIAAKRDEIKAALEKSQVVVVAGETGSGKTTQLPKICLELGRGVHGLIGHTQPRRLAARSVATRVAEEVGTPLGSLVGYQVRFEDQSDDSTLIKLMTDGILLAETQHDRYLERYDTIIVDEAHERSLNIDFLLGFLKTLLPRRPDLKLIITSATIDLERFSKHFGNAPIVEVSGRTYPVETWYRPLAAEVDEDGEALFDDLSVDQGILRALDEIAAHEREVGKRPGDVLVFLPGEREIRDAADMLRKANLRHTEVLPLYARLTPAEQQKIFAPMPGRKIVLATNVAETSLTVPGIRYVIDSGTARISRYSYRAKVQRLPIEAISQASANQRKGRCGRVEPGICVRLYSEEDFNGRPAFTDPEILRTNLAAVILQMLHLRLGDIEAFPFIEPPDGKAINDGFTLLQELSAVNREGQLTPLGRQLARLPIDPRLGRMLLEAAQLGSLPEVLTVASALSVQDPRERPMDRQQAADQAHAQWKDPDSDFAALINLWRGFEEQRQALGSNPLRNWCRKNFLNYLRLREWRDAHRQLTLICRELQLPFGSKAEGAARKSEPAREQARAHDNRGRQPVARADEPKARDIDYAAVHKAILSGLLSQIGQKAEEGDYLGARQRRFWIHPSSVIGRKKPQWIMAAELVETTKLFARMVAKIEPDWLEPLAGHLVKKNYLEPHWEKRRGQVVAYEQVTLYGLIIIGRRAVHYGPIDPPVAREMFIREALVRGEINSRAKCLSANRQLLEKLDELEAKARRRDILADEETLFAYYDERLPADIYQSASFEKWYEREHKQQPNLLIMREEDVLARDASEVTAGLYPDRLRLGELQLPLSYHFEPGHARDGVTVRVPAPLLPQLPAERLEWLVPGLLEAKCIELVRSLPKAIRKNFVPVPDFVRAALGKMVFAEGALSESLGRELQRMTGSRVPEEAWAEAETQVESHLRMNIEVVDARGKFLGEGRDLAELTARFAEASQAALAIPQADKPQKPVEAKGFGEVAEKVQQKVAGLSMTVYPALVEEAGVVKESRFPTQAEADYQHRRALQRLLLQQLAEPAKFLRSKLPGQTDMGLLYRELGRVESLVEDILLASLDSAILDGESNLPRDGAGLASLAEKKRGAWTEHAERIARLTLEILKLWHGLQKRFKGKVDLAMTVPLNDVKGQLAKLVYPGFVRDTPLEWLKEYPRYLKAVEQRLDKVAGQVQRDRVWSGEMAGYWEQYSARLAKHAQEGKRDPELTLYRWMLEEYRVSLFAQQLGTKVPVSDKRLSKQWSQVEA, encoded by the coding sequence ATGACCACAGACAGCACGCCGACTCCCGAACAGCTCCTGCAGCGCATGGATCACGCACTGATCCGCGACCGCCATCGCCTGCGCCGGCAGCTCCATGAACTGCGCAAGCACCCTGACGAAGCCAAGCTCGCCCAGTGGGCCGAGCGCTTCCAGGCATCCTGTGCCAAGGTCGAGGCGCGCCGTGCGAGCATTCCCGCGATCCGCTACGACGACAGCCTGCCGATCGCCGCCAAGCGCGACGAGATCAAGGCCGCGCTGGAAAAGAGCCAGGTGGTGGTGGTCGCCGGCGAGACCGGCTCGGGCAAGACCACGCAGTTGCCGAAGATCTGCCTGGAACTGGGCCGCGGCGTCCACGGCCTGATCGGCCACACCCAGCCGCGCCGTCTCGCTGCCCGCAGCGTCGCCACCCGCGTCGCCGAGGAAGTCGGCACGCCGCTGGGCTCGCTGGTCGGCTACCAGGTGCGCTTCGAGGACCAGAGCGACGACAGCACACTGATCAAGCTGATGACCGATGGCATCCTGCTGGCCGAAACCCAGCACGATCGCTACCTGGAGCGCTACGACACGATCATCGTCGACGAAGCCCACGAGCGCAGCCTGAACATCGACTTCCTCCTCGGTTTCCTCAAGACGCTGTTGCCGCGCCGCCCGGACCTCAAGCTGATCATCACCTCGGCGACCATCGACCTGGAGCGTTTCTCGAAGCATTTCGGCAATGCGCCCATCGTCGAGGTGTCCGGCCGTACCTACCCGGTGGAAACCTGGTACCGCCCGCTGGCGGCGGAAGTGGACGAGGACGGTGAAGCGCTGTTCGACGACCTCTCCGTGGACCAGGGCATCCTCCGCGCGCTGGACGAGATCGCCGCACACGAGCGCGAAGTCGGCAAGCGTCCTGGCGACGTGCTGGTGTTCCTCCCGGGCGAACGTGAAATCCGCGATGCCGCCGATATGCTGCGTAAGGCCAACCTGCGCCACACCGAAGTGCTGCCACTGTATGCACGCCTGACTCCGGCCGAGCAGCAGAAAATCTTCGCGCCCATGCCGGGCCGCAAGATTGTGCTCGCCACCAACGTCGCGGAAACCTCGCTCACCGTACCCGGCATCCGCTACGTGATCGACAGCGGCACTGCCCGCATCAGCCGCTACAGCTACCGCGCCAAGGTCCAGCGCCTGCCCATCGAGGCCATTTCGCAAGCCAGCGCCAACCAGCGCAAGGGCCGTTGCGGCCGGGTCGAGCCGGGCATCTGCGTGCGCCTGTACAGCGAGGAGGACTTCAACGGCCGCCCGGCCTTCACCGATCCGGAAATCCTGCGCACCAACCTCGCGGCGGTGATCCTGCAGATGCTCCACCTGCGCCTGGGCGACATCGAGGCCTTCCCCTTCATCGAGCCGCCGGATGGCAAGGCAATCAACGACGGTTTCACCCTGCTGCAGGAGCTCTCTGCGGTAAACCGCGAAGGCCAGCTCACGCCGCTGGGCCGGCAACTGGCGCGCCTGCCTATCGACCCGCGCCTGGGCCGCATGCTGCTGGAAGCGGCGCAACTGGGCAGCCTGCCGGAAGTGCTTACCGTGGCCAGCGCATTGTCGGTGCAGGACCCGCGCGAGCGGCCGATGGATCGCCAGCAGGCTGCCGACCAGGCCCACGCGCAGTGGAAGGACCCGGACTCGGACTTTGCCGCGTTGATCAACCTCTGGCGCGGTTTCGAGGAACAGCGTCAGGCGCTGGGCTCCAACCCGCTGCGCAACTGGTGCCGGAAGAATTTCCTGAATTACCTCCGTCTGCGCGAGTGGCGCGATGCGCACCGCCAACTGACGCTGATCTGCCGCGAATTGCAGTTGCCCTTCGGCAGCAAGGCAGAAGGTGCCGCGCGCAAGAGCGAGCCCGCCCGCGAACAGGCCAGGGCACACGACAATCGCGGCCGCCAGCCAGTCGCCAGGGCGGATGAACCGAAGGCCCGCGACATCGACTACGCCGCCGTGCACAAGGCGATCCTCTCCGGCCTGCTGAGCCAGATCGGCCAGAAGGCGGAAGAGGGCGACTACCTCGGTGCGCGTCAGCGGCGTTTCTGGATTCACCCCTCCAGCGTGATCGGCCGCAAGAAGCCGCAGTGGATAATGGCCGCCGAACTGGTGGAGACCACCAAGCTGTTCGCCCGCATGGTTGCGAAGATCGAGCCGGACTGGCTGGAGCCGCTGGCCGGGCACCTGGTGAAGAAGAACTACCTGGAGCCGCACTGGGAGAAGCGCCGTGGCCAGGTGGTGGCCTACGAGCAGGTCACTCTCTACGGCCTGATCATCATCGGTCGTCGCGCCGTGCACTACGGGCCGATCGACCCGCCGGTAGCGCGCGAGATGTTCATCCGCGAGGCGCTGGTGCGCGGCGAGATCAACAGCCGCGCCAAGTGCCTGTCTGCCAACCGCCAGTTGCTGGAAAAGCTCGACGAGCTGGAAGCCAAGGCCCGTCGTCGCGACATTCTCGCTGACGAGGAAACCCTGTTCGCCTACTACGACGAGCGTCTGCCGGCAGACATCTACCAGTCCGCCAGCTTCGAGAAGTGGTACGAGCGCGAGCACAAGCAGCAGCCGAACCTGCTGATCATGCGGGAGGAAGACGTCCTTGCCCGTGACGCCAGCGAAGTCACCGCCGGCCTCTACCCGGACCGCCTGCGCCTGGGTGAGTTGCAACTGCCGCTGTCCTATCACTTCGAACCCGGCCACGCACGTGACGGCGTGACCGTGCGTGTGCCGGCGCCGCTGCTGCCGCAACTGCCTGCCGAGCGCCTGGAGTGGCTGGTGCCGGGCCTGCTGGAGGCCAAGTGCATCGAGCTGGTGCGCAGCCTGCCCAAGGCGATCCGCAAGAACTTCGTACCGGTGCCTGACTTCGTACGTGCTGCACTGGGCAAGATGGTCTTTGCCGAAGGTGCGTTGTCCGAGTCCCTTGGCCGTGAGTTGCAGCGCATGACCGGTAGCCGCGTACCTGAAGAGGCCTGGGCGGAAGCCGAGACTCAGGTGGAAAGCCACCTGCGGATGAACATCGAAGTGGTCGACGCCCGTGGCAAGTTCCTCGGCGAAGGCCGTGACCTCGCCGAGTTGACTGCGCGCTTCGCCGAGGCCAGTCAGGCCGCACTGGCGATCCCGCAGGCGGACAAGCCGCAGAAGCCGGTGGAAGCCAAGGGCTTTGGCGAGGTGGCGGAGAAGGTCCAGCAGAAGGTCGCGGGGTTGTCGATGACGGTCTACCCGGCACTGGTGGAAGAGGCCGGTGTGGTGAAGGAAAGCCGCTTCCCGACCCAGGCCGAAGCCGACTATCAGCATCGCCGCGCGCTGCAGCGCCTGTTGCTGCAACAGCTCGCCGAACCCGCCAAATTCCTGCGCAGCAAGCTGCCGGGGCAGACCGACATGGGCCTGCTCTACCGCGAGCTGGGCCGCGTCGAATCGTTGGTGGAAGACATTCTGCTGGCCAGCCTGGACAGCGCCATTCTCGACGGCGAAAGCAACCTGCCACGCGATGGTGCCGGGCTCGCCTCCCTGGCGGAGAAGAAACGCGGTGCCTGGACCGAACACGCCGAGCGCATCGCCCGTCTGACCCTGGAAATCCTCAAGCTCTGGCACGGCTTGCAGAAGCGCTTCAAGGGCAAGGTTGACCTCGCCATGACGGTGCCGCTGAACGACGTGAAGGGGCAACTGGCCAAGCTGGTCTACCCCGGCTTCGTGCGCGACACGCCGCTGGAGTGGCTGAAGGAATACCCGCGCTACCTGAAGGCGGTCGAGCAGCGCCTGGACAAGGTGGCAGGGCAGGTCCAGCGCGACCGCGTGTGGAGCGGCGAGATGGCCGGCTACTGGGAGCAGTATTCGGCACGCCTGGCCAAGCACGCCCAGGAAGGCAAGCGCGACCCGGAGCTGACGCTGTATCGCTGGATGCTGGAGGAGTACCGCGTGTCGCTGTTCGCCCAGCAACTGGGGACGAAGGTGCCGGTGTCGGACAAGCGCCTGAGCAAGCAGTGGAGCCAGGTCGAGGCCTGA
- a CDS encoding glutathione binding-like protein, with the protein MSDLSAFPITHKWPAAHPDRLQLYSLPTPNGVKVSIMLEELGLPYEPHLVSFERNEQMSPEFLSLNPNNKIPAILDPNGPDGKPLALFESGAILLYLADKTDSLIAPGPAGRYETLQWLMFQMGGIGPMFGQLGFFNKFAGKEIEDKRPLTRYVDEAKRLLAVLDQRLEGRDWIMGERYTIADIATFPWIRNLVGFYEAGELVEFDKFKNVKRVLERFLARPAVQRGLTIPRRD; encoded by the coding sequence ATGTCCGACCTTTCCGCGTTCCCCATCACCCACAAATGGCCCGCCGCACACCCTGACCGCCTGCAGCTCTACTCGCTGCCCACGCCCAATGGCGTGAAGGTATCGATCATGCTGGAAGAGCTCGGCCTGCCCTACGAGCCGCACCTGGTCAGCTTCGAGCGTAACGAGCAGATGTCCCCGGAGTTCCTCTCGCTGAACCCGAACAACAAGATCCCCGCGATCCTCGATCCCAACGGCCCGGACGGCAAGCCGCTGGCGCTGTTCGAGTCCGGCGCGATTCTGCTCTACCTCGCCGACAAGACCGACTCGCTGATCGCCCCCGGCCCGGCTGGCCGCTACGAGACGCTGCAGTGGCTGATGTTCCAGATGGGCGGGATCGGCCCGATGTTCGGCCAACTGGGCTTCTTCAATAAATTCGCCGGCAAGGAGATCGAAGACAAGCGTCCGCTCACACGCTACGTGGACGAAGCCAAGCGCCTGCTTGCGGTGCTCGATCAGCGCCTGGAAGGCCGCGACTGGATCATGGGCGAGCGCTACACCATTGCCGACATCGCCACCTTCCCATGGATTCGCAACCTGGTCGGCTTCTACGAAGCGGGAGAACTGGTCGAGTTCGACAAGTTCAAGAACGTCAAGCGCGTGCTGGAACGCTTCCTGGCGCGGCCGGCGGTACAACGCGGGCTGACGATTCCGAGGCGAGACTGA
- a CDS encoding HIT family protein — protein MSLQGTYDSQNIFAQIIRGDAPCYKLYEDDDVLAFLDLFPQSYGHALVIPKRSAARNILDVDSDALCKVMRVVQRLTGVIVDELNPDGVQVAQFNGAPAGQTVFHIHVHIVPRYAGEGLGIHAANKADAGELEKLQARLVARLNG, from the coding sequence ATGAGCCTGCAAGGCACCTACGATTCGCAAAATATCTTCGCCCAGATCATTCGCGGCGATGCGCCCTGCTACAAGCTGTACGAGGATGACGACGTGCTCGCCTTCCTTGATCTGTTCCCGCAATCCTATGGCCACGCCCTGGTGATCCCCAAGCGCAGCGCGGCGCGCAATATCCTCGACGTCGATTCCGATGCGCTGTGCAAGGTAATGCGTGTGGTGCAGCGCCTGACCGGAGTGATCGTCGACGAGCTCAACCCGGATGGCGTGCAGGTCGCCCAGTTCAACGGTGCGCCGGCCGGGCAGACGGTGTTCCACATCCACGTGCATATCGTGCCGCGCTATGCCGGCGAAGGTCTGGGGATCCACGCGGCGAACAAGGCCGATGCAGGGGAGCTGGAAAAGCTGCAGGCGCGCCTCGTCGCTCGTCTGAACGGCTGA
- a CDS encoding 3-isopropylmalate dehydratase codes for MRSILAAVLPLLVLSGCASYQSDEVQPVPADRLLAYQEMGQGSVKIDVSRDVGFLGGGCYVALTIDQQVAARIGAGESASFHVPAGQHVVGIIGDKDGDGLCSKAMLRRELLMTLEEGSDTRLRINSDNRKGFDIKPATE; via the coding sequence ATGCGTTCGATTCTTGCTGCTGTCCTGCCGTTGCTGGTGCTGTCCGGTTGTGCCTCGTACCAGAGCGACGAAGTACAACCCGTTCCCGCCGACCGACTCCTGGCCTACCAGGAGATGGGACAGGGCAGCGTGAAAATCGATGTCAGCCGCGATGTCGGCTTCCTGGGTGGCGGCTGCTACGTGGCGCTCACCATCGACCAACAGGTGGCCGCACGCATCGGTGCAGGCGAGTCGGCGAGCTTCCACGTGCCGGCAGGCCAGCACGTGGTCGGCATCATCGGCGACAAGGATGGTGACGGCCTGTGCAGCAAGGCCATGCTGCGCCGCGAGCTGCTGATGACGCTGGAGGAAGGCAGCGACACGCGCTTGCGAATCAACAGCGACAACCGCAAGGGCTTCGATATCAAGCCTGCGACCGAATAA
- a CDS encoding GGDEF domain-containing protein, with the protein MRRNSDSERLFEPSTGPTGLEEADHRLLMRLIFACTGLTLGVFSVLQFLAGNPWLSGIEVIACGLLLWASQRLARVQRLVPWILAYLLPTFCFILYIIVMPNASATAFVWVYLMPVMAYLLLGKVHGFLLAVPFMAVATGLYLHVNQVRVDATGLIDIGNGIFCGLLVIAFMHVYESRRADAYKQLRHLALTDALTGVASRESFQRALQRCIQEAARYDTRLVLVVLDVDHFKCVNDQWGHDAGDKALQHLCKCLRHRLRATDLIGRLGGEEFGILLPFTDRFDAQPLVEALRQEVARIPMDYLGQRIHLSATFGLAEWPSDGLDAAELYRCTDRRLYRGKAEGRNRLVCSDPA; encoded by the coding sequence ATGCGGCGCAACAGCGATTCCGAGCGACTCTTCGAGCCCAGCACCGGCCCGACAGGGCTGGAGGAAGCCGATCACCGGCTGCTGATGCGGCTGATTTTTGCCTGTACCGGGCTGACCCTGGGGGTGTTCTCGGTCCTGCAGTTCCTGGCTGGCAATCCCTGGCTGTCCGGTATTGAAGTGATCGCCTGTGGCCTGTTGCTGTGGGCCTCGCAACGGCTCGCGCGCGTGCAGCGGCTGGTGCCGTGGATCCTCGCCTACCTGCTGCCGACCTTCTGTTTCATCCTCTACATCATCGTCATGCCCAACGCATCGGCCACGGCTTTCGTCTGGGTCTATCTGATGCCGGTTATGGCCTACCTGCTGCTAGGCAAGGTGCACGGGTTCCTGCTCGCGGTTCCGTTCATGGCGGTCGCGACGGGCCTGTACCTGCACGTCAACCAGGTACGTGTCGATGCGACCGGGTTGATCGATATCGGCAATGGCATTTTCTGTGGCCTGCTGGTGATCGCATTCATGCATGTCTACGAGAGCCGCCGCGCCGATGCGTACAAGCAGTTGCGGCACCTGGCGCTCACCGACGCACTGACCGGCGTGGCCAGCCGCGAGAGTTTCCAGCGTGCATTGCAGCGTTGTATCCAGGAGGCGGCGCGCTATGACACCCGGCTGGTACTGGTGGTGCTGGACGTCGATCACTTCAAGTGTGTCAACGACCAGTGGGGGCACGACGCCGGCGACAAGGCTCTGCAGCACCTGTGCAAGTGCCTGCGCCATCGGCTGCGCGCCACCGACCTGATCGGCCGCCTGGGCGGGGAGGAGTTTGGCATCCTCCTGCCGTTCACCGATCGCTTCGATGCCCAGCCGTTGGTAGAGGCGCTGCGCCAGGAAGTGGCGCGGATACCGATGGACTACCTCGGCCAGCGCATTCATCTATCCGCCACATTCGGCCTGGCGGAATGGCCCTCGGATGGTCTGGACGCGGCCGAGCTCTATCGCTGCACTGACCGCCGCCTCTACCGTGGCAAGGCCGAGGGACGCAATCGGCTGGTCTGCAGCGACCCCGCCTGA
- a CDS encoding ankyrin repeat domain-containing protein, which translates to MTDVSRPEMDEQTLEFANQVIDLARQGDTQRLAGLLRQGLPANLRNHKGDSLLMLASYYGHRETVETLLEHGADPDLRNNAGQSPLAGAAFKGDLQMVRLLLAGGADVEGASPDGKTALMMAAMFNRPEILRCLLAHGANREARDAGGLTPLAAAKMMGAADTLALLEAV; encoded by the coding sequence ATGACTGACGTGTCCCGTCCGGAAATGGACGAACAGACCCTTGAATTCGCCAATCAGGTGATCGATCTGGCCCGCCAGGGCGATACCCAGCGCCTCGCCGGCCTGCTGCGCCAGGGCCTGCCGGCCAATCTGCGCAATCACAAGGGCGACAGCCTGCTGATGCTGGCGAGCTACTACGGCCATCGCGAGACAGTGGAGACCCTGCTGGAACATGGCGCCGATCCCGACCTGCGCAACAACGCCGGGCAGTCGCCACTGGCCGGCGCCGCGTTCAAGGGCGACTTGCAGATGGTCCGCCTGCTGCTTGCTGGCGGAGCCGATGTCGAAGGCGCCTCTCCCGACGGCAAGACTGCCCTGATGATGGCCGCAATGTTCAACCGTCCGGAAATCCTCCGCTGCCTGCTGGCCCACGGCGCCAATCGCGAAGCCCGCGACGCCGGCGGCCTGACACCGCTGGCCGCGGCGAAGATGATGGGCGCCGCCGATACCCTGGCGCTGCTGGAAGCCGTCTGA
- a CDS encoding beta-ketoacyl-ACP synthase III, with protein MHKVVISGTGLYTPPFSISNDELVESFNSYVRSHNEQHAEAIANGEMEPLAESSSAFIEKASGIKSRFVVDKEGILDPQRMVPRIPERSNDDWGILCEMAVHAAKEALQRAGRTAADIDGVIVACSNLQRAYPAVAIEVQAALGIQGFGFDMNVACSSATFGIQAAVNSVQLGQARAILMVNPEICTGHLNFRDRDSHFIFGDAATAVIVERADQATSAHQFEVVSTKLLTQFSNNIRNNFGFLNRAAEEGIGTRDKLFVQEGRKVFKDVCPMVAELIGEHLGQNDIPVSDVKRFWLHQANLNMNLLITRKLIGRDAEAHEAPVILDTYANTSSAGSVIAFHKYQDDLAAGSIGVLSSFGAGYSIGSVILRKL; from the coding sequence GTGCATAAAGTCGTGATCAGCGGAACCGGCCTGTATACCCCGCCGTTCAGCATCTCCAACGATGAACTGGTGGAATCCTTCAACAGCTATGTCCGCAGTCACAACGAGCAGCATGCCGAAGCCATCGCCAACGGTGAGATGGAGCCCCTGGCCGAATCCAGCTCGGCGTTCATCGAAAAGGCGTCCGGCATCAAGAGCCGCTTCGTGGTGGACAAGGAAGGCATCCTCGATCCGCAGCGCATGGTGCCGCGCATTCCGGAGCGCTCCAATGATGACTGGGGCATTCTCTGCGAGATGGCCGTACATGCCGCCAAGGAAGCGCTGCAGCGCGCCGGCCGTACTGCGGCTGACATCGACGGCGTGATCGTCGCCTGCTCCAACCTGCAGCGCGCATACCCGGCGGTAGCCATCGAGGTACAGGCCGCCCTCGGCATCCAGGGCTTCGGTTTCGATATGAACGTCGCCTGCTCCTCGGCCACCTTCGGCATCCAGGCCGCAGTGAACAGCGTGCAGCTCGGCCAGGCGCGCGCCATCCTGATGGTCAATCCGGAAATCTGCACCGGCCACCTGAACTTCCGCGACCGCGACAGCCACTTCATCTTCGGCGATGCCGCCACTGCCGTGATCGTCGAGCGCGCCGATCAGGCCACCAGCGCGCATCAGTTCGAGGTCGTCAGCACCAAGCTGCTGACCCAGTTCTCCAACAACATCCGCAACAATTTCGGCTTCCTCAACCGCGCGGCGGAAGAGGGTATCGGCACCCGCGACAAGCTGTTCGTGCAGGAAGGCCGCAAGGTGTTCAAGGACGTCTGCCCGATGGTGGCCGAACTGATCGGCGAGCACCTGGGCCAGAACGACATCCCGGTGAGCGACGTCAAGCGCTTCTGGCTGCACCAGGCCAACCTGAACATGAACCTGCTGATCACCCGCAAGCTCATTGGCCGCGACGCCGAAGCCCATGAAGCGCCGGTCATCCTCGACACCTACGCGAACACCAGCTCGGCCGGCTCAGTGATTGCCTTCCACAAGTACCAGGACGACCTCGCCGCCGGCTCCATCGGTGTGCTGAGTTCCTTCGGTGCCGGCTATTCCATCGGCAGCGTGATCCTGCGCAAGCTCTGA
- a CDS encoding RNA polymerase sigma factor yields the protein MVQIDDSELLSRLLAGDQQAFRTLVAACQGAMRAVAIAIVGSAQADEVVQDAWLAAVRNLDGFQGRSSLKTWLLTITANTAKTRLRRIRREVSLDDPPAPHGSIDDNRFAADGHWSWAPFAWHEDSPEALLAEEELRECLERTLASLSELQRSVLLLRERQGLELEEICNLLEVSLSNVRVLLHRARLKVFATVEHFEETGEC from the coding sequence ATTGTGCAGATCGACGACAGCGAGCTGTTGTCGCGCCTGCTGGCAGGGGACCAGCAGGCTTTCCGCACCCTGGTAGCCGCCTGCCAGGGTGCGATGCGTGCTGTCGCCATCGCCATCGTCGGCAGCGCCCAGGCCGATGAAGTGGTGCAGGACGCCTGGCTCGCCGCCGTGCGCAATCTCGATGGCTTCCAGGGGCGCTCCAGCCTCAAGACATGGTTGCTGACCATTACCGCCAATACCGCCAAGACCCGACTGCGCAGGATTCGCCGTGAGGTATCGCTGGACGACCCGCCTGCGCCCCACGGCAGTATCGACGACAACCGTTTCGCCGCCGATGGCCATTGGAGCTGGGCTCCGTTCGCCTGGCATGAGGACTCCCCGGAGGCGCTGCTGGCGGAGGAGGAGCTGCGCGAATGCCTGGAAAGGACGCTCGCCAGCCTGTCCGAACTGCAGCGCAGCGTGCTGCTGTTGCGTGAGCGCCAGGGGTTGGAGCTGGAGGAGATCTGTAATCTTCTGGAGGTTTCGCTCTCCAATGTCAGGGTGCTGCTGCATCGCGCGCGGCTGAAGGTGTTCGCTACTGTCGAGCACTTCGAGGAGACCGGAGAATGCTGA